One part of the Aurantibacillus circumpalustris genome encodes these proteins:
- a CDS encoding penicillin-binding protein, which translates to MENKKNILTRTYLTYIFMCVFALGILYRICVIQFVEGAEWRAKADAFTTKVEDMEAVRGNIFDANGALLATSLPYYEIAFDINTPAITEKLFKSNRDSLALLLSELFHDKGPREYLTILNKARKDKDRYVLLKRNVSYKDLQTLKTFPIFRKGRRGGLVTLQTNRRERPFQMLAGRTIGMSRVGIQPVGLEGAFDTVLMGVSGKRLMQKIAGGVWRPINDENEVEPKDGSDLYTTIDINLQDVATHALLKTLLKNEASHGCAILMEVKTGAIKAIANLTRSKNDSVSYNESFNYAIGYPTEPGSTFKLASMLAVIDDYGVSLDEKIVVGNGECTYYNKTVKDAHAPDEPILTVQRVFETSSNVGVTKLITKYYSKNPQQFADKLGSFHLNKKLGLSIPGEGVPRIPQTKTKYWSGVTLPQLSYGYESLITPLQTLTLYNAVANDGRMVKPTFVKEIRRNGIIVKQFETEVLIEHLVKPETIRKVKVMLEGVVSNGSGKSLNITAFKVGGKTGTAQIARNGTYGRVGERLYQASFVGYFPAENPLYTCIVVINSPSNGVYYGAAVAGPVFKEIAEKVYSSSLNCIEPVNNGNKLLTKAPEVITAKSNELGSVASAFKIPVKSSNSESFVKQNKPDAGKWELSETDLQAQLRKGIMPNLSGLSAKDALFLLENNGFYVQLQGFGSVKKQSLEAGQRFSKGNKIVLTLG; encoded by the coding sequence TTGGAAAATAAAAAAAACATACTCACGCGTACTTACCTCACCTACATTTTTATGTGTGTATTTGCTTTAGGCATTTTATACCGTATTTGTGTCATTCAGTTTGTTGAAGGGGCAGAATGGAGAGCTAAGGCTGATGCCTTTACTACAAAGGTAGAGGACATGGAAGCTGTGCGTGGAAATATTTTTGATGCCAACGGGGCTTTATTAGCAACGTCTTTACCTTACTACGAAATAGCGTTTGATATAAATACACCGGCAATCACTGAAAAATTATTCAAGTCAAATCGCGATTCCTTAGCATTGTTATTAAGTGAATTATTTCACGATAAAGGACCGCGCGAGTATCTCACTATATTAAACAAAGCACGTAAGGATAAAGACCGTTATGTTCTTTTAAAACGTAATGTTTCCTACAAAGATCTTCAAACATTAAAAACATTTCCAATTTTTAGGAAGGGCAGACGAGGAGGTTTAGTGACTTTACAAACAAATCGTCGTGAACGTCCTTTTCAAATGCTTGCGGGCAGAACTATTGGCATGTCGCGTGTTGGAATTCAACCTGTTGGTTTAGAAGGTGCGTTTGATACTGTTTTGATGGGCGTTAGTGGAAAACGTTTAATGCAAAAAATTGCAGGTGGAGTTTGGCGTCCAATCAACGATGAGAACGAGGTTGAGCCAAAAGATGGCAGTGATCTTTATACAACAATAGATATCAATCTTCAAGACGTTGCTACTCATGCCTTATTAAAAACTTTATTGAAAAACGAAGCGTCACATGGTTGTGCTATTTTAATGGAGGTGAAGACAGGAGCCATAAAGGCCATTGCAAATCTTACAAGAAGTAAAAATGATTCGGTTAGCTATAATGAAAGTTTTAATTATGCTATTGGTTATCCAACAGAGCCAGGGTCAACATTTAAGTTAGCGTCAATGCTAGCGGTGATTGATGATTACGGTGTAAGTCTGGACGAGAAAATTGTCGTTGGAAATGGCGAATGCACCTATTATAATAAAACAGTAAAAGATGCACACGCGCCAGACGAGCCAATATTAACTGTTCAACGTGTTTTTGAAACATCGTCTAACGTTGGCGTTACAAAACTAATCACTAAATATTACTCTAAAAACCCACAACAATTCGCTGATAAATTGGGGTCTTTTCACCTGAATAAAAAATTGGGTTTATCTATTCCGGGCGAAGGCGTTCCACGTATTCCACAAACAAAAACAAAATATTGGTCTGGCGTTACCTTGCCGCAATTAAGTTATGGCTACGAAAGTTTAATTACACCTCTTCAAACACTCACCTTATATAATGCAGTTGCTAATGACGGCCGCATGGTGAAACCGACTTTTGTAAAGGAGATCAGACGTAATGGCATAATTGTGAAGCAGTTTGAAACGGAAGTATTAATAGAACATTTAGTAAAACCAGAAACAATTCGTAAAGTAAAAGTTATGCTGGAAGGTGTTGTTTCAAATGGTTCGGGGAAGTCGTTAAACATTACAGCATTTAAAGTAGGTGGAAAAACAGGAACAGCACAAATTGCTAGAAATGGAACGTATGGGAGAGTGGGTGAGCGTTTATACCAAGCTTCTTTCGTTGGATATTTTCCAGCAGAGAATCCACTTTATACATGCATAGTTGTAATCAACTCGCCAAGTAATGGGGTGTATTATGGTGCAGCCGTTGCGGGACCAGTATTTAAAGAGATTGCTGAGAAAGTGTATTCAAGCAGTTTAAATTGTATTGAGCCAGTTAACAATGGAAATAAATTATTGACAAAGGCGCCTGAAGTAATTACAGCAAAATCAAATGAGTTGGGAAGTGTTGCAAGCGCATTTAAAATTCCGGTAAAAAGTTCGAATTCAGAGAGTTTTGTCAAACAAAATAAACCAGATGCAGGAAAGTGGGAGTTATCAGAAACGGATTTACAAGCGCAATTAAGAAAAGGAATAATGCCGAATCTATCTGGACTTTCAGCTAAGGACGCTTTATTCTTATTAGAGAACAACGGTTTTTATGTTCAGCTGCAAGGTTTTGGAAGTGTAAAAAAACAAAGTCTTGAAGCTGGGCAGAGATTTAGTAAAGGGAATAAGATTGTGTTGACACTGGGATAA
- a CDS encoding FtsL-like putative cell division protein, with the protein MANKFRDTPPKTETSNNNGEERLTAEEIESRVQKPQKPRKKGVLAKGLSSIFSGTFLTNESTLKHLPFILFLALIAIFYIANGYYADDKIREVNKVSNELKELRSEYISTKSELMFASKQSEVAKAAEELGLKEPLVPPIKIEVDSIELYKGSN; encoded by the coding sequence TTGGCAAACAAATTCAGAGATACGCCACCTAAAACAGAAACATCAAATAATAATGGTGAGGAAAGACTGACGGCGGAAGAAATTGAATCAAGAGTTCAGAAGCCACAAAAACCTCGAAAAAAAGGCGTGTTGGCAAAGGGATTGTCTTCTATTTTCAGCGGTACTTTTCTAACAAACGAATCTACACTTAAACATCTTCCATTTATATTATTCCTGGCACTCATTGCTATTTTTTACATAGCTAATGGGTATTATGCCGATGATAAAATACGCGAGGTGAATAAAGTTTCAAATGAATTAAAAGAATTAAGGTCAGAATACATTTCTACAAAAAGCGAATTAATGTTTGCGAGCAAACAAAGTGAAGTTGCGAAAGCTGCAGAAGAATTGGGATTAAAAGAACCATTGGTGCCACCAATTAAAATTGAGGTGGACAGCATAGAATTATATAAGGGCAGTAATTAA
- the rsmH gene encoding 16S rRNA (cytosine(1402)-N(4))-methyltransferase RsmH — protein sequence MSNSSYHTSVLLQACIDNLNIQPNGVYVDLTFGGGGHSALILKTLGEKGKLFAFDQDADALKNTLKDPRFTLIPQNFRYLKSYLRLNGITKVDGILGDFGVSSHQFDEASRGFSIRFDAELDMRMNQQNELTAKKIVNEYDSKALIKMFKEYAEIHNAAKLVGEIMAARNEKEISTTNDLKEVIKSCTPKFEEHKYLAKVFQALRIEVNQEMDALKECLTQCVELLESGGRLVMLSYHSLEDRMVKNIIKAGNVEGIEEKDIIYGTGKKIFKNLTSKPILPSEEEIKMNTRARSAKLRVAVKI from the coding sequence ATGAGTAACTCTTCTTATCACACCTCCGTTCTTTTACAAGCTTGTATTGATAATTTAAACATTCAACCAAACGGTGTGTATGTGGATTTAACCTTTGGTGGTGGTGGACATTCGGCGCTCATCTTAAAAACACTTGGTGAAAAAGGAAAATTGTTTGCTTTTGATCAGGATGCTGACGCGTTGAAAAACACATTGAAGGATCCACGTTTTACTTTGATCCCTCAAAATTTTAGGTATCTGAAAAGTTATCTGCGTTTAAATGGAATCACAAAAGTAGATGGCATACTCGGAGATTTTGGCGTTTCATCACATCAGTTCGACGAAGCGTCTAGAGGGTTTTCTATTCGTTTTGATGCGGAGTTAGACATGCGGATGAATCAGCAAAATGAATTAACTGCAAAAAAAATTGTGAATGAGTACGATTCTAAAGCACTCATTAAAATGTTTAAAGAGTATGCAGAGATTCATAATGCGGCGAAGTTAGTTGGTGAGATTATGGCAGCACGAAATGAAAAAGAAATCTCTACCACGAATGATTTAAAAGAAGTGATTAAGTCTTGCACGCCAAAATTTGAAGAGCACAAATATTTAGCAAAAGTATTTCAGGCTTTACGAATAGAAGTGAATCAAGAAATGGATGCGCTCAAAGAATGTTTAACACAGTGTGTTGAATTATTAGAAAGCGGTGGAAGATTAGTGATGCTTTCTTATCATAGTCTGGAAGATAGAATGGTAAAAAACATTATTAAAGCTGGAAATGTAGAGGGAATTGAGGAGAAAGATATTATTTACGGAACCGGTAAAAAGATTTTTAAAAATCTAACATCGAAGCCGATTTTACCAAGCGAGGAAGAAATTAAAATGAATACAAGAGCAAGAAGTGCAAAGTTAAGAGTAGCAGTAAAGATTTAA
- the mraZ gene encoding division/cell wall cluster transcriptional repressor MraZ → MTGLIGEYDCKVDAKGRFMFPVDLRKQLEVLFEKGFVINRNLHQKCLVLYPLSEWEKLNKKLSKLNRLIKANDVFVRKFTGGATNVEADNSGRLLLPKSLIDYADIKSDLKVLGSNSVIELWDKKLYEDFLGQDLDIEKLAEDVLGGINFNDGGDE, encoded by the coding sequence ATGACAGGTCTGATTGGAGAATATGATTGCAAAGTGGACGCTAAAGGCCGCTTCATGTTCCCTGTTGACCTCAGGAAGCAATTGGAGGTATTATTTGAAAAAGGTTTTGTGATCAACAGAAATCTTCACCAAAAATGTTTGGTTTTATATCCTTTAAGTGAATGGGAAAAACTTAATAAGAAATTGAGCAAACTCAATCGTTTGATAAAAGCGAACGATGTGTTTGTAAGAAAATTTACTGGTGGTGCAACAAATGTGGAAGCAGATAATTCTGGTCGTTTGTTATTGCCAAAATCTTTAATCGATTATGCAGATATAAAATCTGATCTCAAAGTTTTAGGAAGTAATAGTGTGATTGAACTCTGGGATAAAAAATTATATGAAGATTTCTTAGGTCAAGATTTAGATATTGAAAAATTAGCTGAAGATGTTTTGGGTGGAATAAATTTTAATGATGGAGGAGATGAGTAA